In the Thermoflexus hugenholtzii JAD2 genome, TGGCGGTCGCCGAGGCACCGGCGGCGACGAAGAACGACCAGGTGTAGCTCCGGCCGTTGACCGTGATCGAGACGGTGTAGCGTGAGCCGGGGCCCAGGGGATCCCGCGGGAGGATCACCACCGCGTCCCGGCTGTTCAGGATGGCCCGGCCCAGGGATCGCTGGGCGGAGTCCGGGTGCGTGTAGGTGGTCTCGTCGAAAACGCAGTGCGCCACCGGCGTCCCATCTCGCAGCAGCTGATGCGCGGTGATGGAAGGTGTGAAGGAGCCGGTGCCGAACAGCATCAGGATGGGGAGCCCGGCGGGGGCCGAGTACCCACAATGGGCCAGGGGATCGGGATACTCGCCGACCTCGAAGGCCCGCAGGAAGGTGGTGGTCCCCTCCCCGGGCCAGCGGATCGGGAAA is a window encoding:
- a CDS encoding CAP domain-containing protein, with protein sequence MVKNDVITHAEDPANPWYTPEGDACGRHANVMVSSSATASDAYAIDVWMQAPFHAVGMLDPRLLRVGYGAYREADGGWQMGAALDVLRGWEGIPEGIAFPIRWPGEGTTTFLRAFEVGEYPDPLAHCGYSAPAGLPILMLFGTGSFTPSITAHQLLRDGTPVAHCVFDETTYTHPDSAQRSLGRAILNSRDAVVILPRDPLGPGSRYTVSITVNGRSYTWSFFVAAGASATAIVPEAQVR